One genomic region from Quercus robur chromosome 4, dhQueRobu3.1, whole genome shotgun sequence encodes:
- the LOC126722122 gene encoding uncharacterized protein LOC126722122, translating into MCRAFLMTLKGPARVWFNRLTPSSINTFKELSAQFTSHFIGGHRYKRSTACLMSIKQRENETLRAYITRFNKEALSIDEADDKILVAAFSSGLRKGKFLFSLYKNDPKTMTDVLYRATKYMNAEDALLAREEKPKKRERQEDTRQDRGRKVARTGDQRDEKRPRPPIGRFTNFTPINHPGR; encoded by the coding sequence atgtgtagggcattcTTGATGACATTGAAGGGCCCTGCGAGGGTTTGGTTTAATAGATTGACACCAAGCTCCATCAATACTTTCAAGGAGTTGAGCGCCCAGTTCACCTCGCACTTCATAGGCGGACATCGGTACAAAAGGTCCACTGCGTGCTTAATGAGCATCAAGCAGCGAGAAAACGAGACGCTGCGGGCCTACATAACTCGTTTCAACAAGGAAGCCCTTTCAATTGACGAAGCTGATGATAAGATACTCGTAGCTGCATTTTCTAGCGGGCTacggaagggtaagtttttgttttctttatacaagAATGACCCGAAGACCATGACGGACGTGCTCTATAGAGCTACCAAAtacatgaatgcagaagatgcattGCTAGCCCGCGAAGAGAAGCCtaagaagagggagagacagGAGGACACGCGACAAGACAGGGGGCGAAAGGTTGCTAGAACCGGAGATCAACGAGATGAAAAGCGCCCTAGACCCCCCATTGGAAGGTTCACCAATTTCACCCCCATTAACCACCCCGGTCGATAA